In Acinetobacter wanghuae, the sequence CGATGGATTCGGATATTTTGTTGTGTTCAGGGTTCAATCAAGATGGAAAATTATTGATTGGCGTGATTCCAACACAACGTGAAGGCGTCAGTTTCTTAGGCGATTGGAACAATATGGGACAACGCCAAACTGATAGCGGTACCAGTCATTTTGAACAGGTCAAAGTACTTAAAAATGAGTTATTACTGAATCCGGGTCCTTTAAGCACACCGTATTCAAGTTTACGTCCTTTGATTGCACAGCTGATTTTTGTCCATATGTTCTTAGGGGTTGCAGAAGGTGCATTTGATGTTGCGAAACAAACGGTACAAAGCCAAAAAGCATGGTCAAAATCCTTGGCTGAAGAGGCAGTGAATGATCCCTTTACTCAAAAGCATTTTGCGGAGTTTTATGTGCAGCTTGAAAGTGTGCGCTTATTGGCGGATAAAGCCATTCACACTTTACAAAAAGCATGGCATGTTGGTGCAGATTTAACAGCTGAGCAACGCGGTGAAGTGTCTATTGCCATTGCAACAGCTAAAATTGCATCGACGAATACATCACTCTACATTACGCAAAATATTTTCCAAGTCATGGGCGCGCGTGCAACCACGGCTAAACTTAATTTAGATCGTTTCTGGCGTAATGTTCGTACCCAAACGCTGCATGATCCTGTGGATTATAAATATCAAGAAATTGGTGAATGGGTGCTGACAGGCAAAGTCCCTGATCCAAGTTTCTATTCTTAATGAAGTCATAAAATGCCCTCAACTGAGGGCTTTTTTATTGCAGATTATTTTGAATTGGCGGTTTTAAAGGTCTCAATAGCACGAGCCCGTGAGCTTTTTAAACCCACAATCGGTTTTGGATAATTGATTTTTAAATCAGGATTTTTCGCATAAGGCTCATGAATGCTTTTGGCATCAATATGTGCCAATTCAGGCAGCCATTTTTTGATGTATTCGCCATTGGGGTCAAAGCGCTGTGACTGACTCACCGGATTGAAAATCCGAAAATAGGGAGCGGAATCCATACCAGTCGACGCACACCATTGCCAGCCGCCATTATTCGCTGCTAAATCACCATCAATCAGATGTTGCATAAACCATGCTTCGCCGAGTCGCCAATCGATGAGTAAGTTCTTGGTCAGGAACATCGCTGTAATCATACGCACGCGGTTGTGCATCCAACCTGTAGCCAGCAGTTGACGCATGCCTGCATCGACAATTGGAATGCCCGTCTGTCCTTGTTGCCAAGCTGCTAAGTCCTTAGGGGCATCGCGCCACTGAATATGCTTGGTGTTGTCCTTAAAAGGCTGATGTTTGGAGACTTTGGGGAAATCATGCAAGGTATGTTGATAAAACTCACGCCATAATAATTCATCGAGCCACGTTTGTTGTCCAATATCATCGATTTGGAAGTAGCCATTGTGCTGCTCAAACAGAGCCTGAATACATTGGCGAATCGATATCGCCCCTATGTTTAAATAGGGCGACATTTGGCTCGTACCATCTAGACTCGGAATATCTCGTTCAGCTTTGTAATATTCGAGCTGATCTTCAATAAAATGTTGCAGTCGCTGTTGAATATCTGCATCTTCAACCGACCATATTTTTTGTAAGTTTTGAGATTGATAGCGCTTCGCAAAGGCATCAAGGTCAAATTCAAATGTCGAGATATCCAAATCAAGTGGAGCTTGTGCTTCAAGCTCAGGATACATCGAAGGCACATCCACAATTAAGCGTTCATAACACTTTTTCTTAAAAGCGCTAAAGACTTGATAAGGTTGATGACTGCCATTTCGAATACTGCCCAATGGAAAAAGCGTACGGTCTTCATAGCGTTCAAACGCAATTTCGTGCGCAGTTAAGGTTTCACTTACCGCTTGATCACGCTGTTGTTCATGAATCCCTATTTCAATATTGGCATGGACATGACGAACGTTGAATTGCTCACAAAGTGCCAAGAGGCGTTGTAGAATATCCTGCCACAATGCCTGTTCAAGAATGACGAGCGGAATATTCAACTGTTCAAGTTGGGCTTTAAGCAGGTTTAAACGTCTAAGATAAAAATCAATTTTAACTGCTGCATCTTGATGAAGTCGCCATTGTTCAGGCGATAGAATGACGACAGCGAGACACTGTTGAGATTGGGCTGCATGCCATAGCGCAGTATGGTCATAAATACGCAGATCATTACGAAACCAAATCAGATGCATAGTCGAGATTCTAAACAAGGCGGTATTTGCAATTGTAAGTGATGCAAGCCTTGTACATCGTATCGAAATTTAAACCAAGCATTTGCCTAGACCATCAAGCCTAGGCAATGTTCATTCTTATGCAGAACAAGCCCTCTAGCGTTTAACGCTGATGAATATTCTCTAAAGTATCTACTAGCGTTCGAGTGGTTTGATCGATTTCATAATTCACTTCATCACCGACTTTGGTATCTTTCCATGTTGTAAGACGTAGTGTTTCAGGAATCAAGTCAATCGAAATTTCTTGTGTGCTACGATCGACACGGTTTACGGTCAAGCTACAGCCATTTAGACCGATAAAGCCTTTTAAGAAAAAGTATTTAATATTGCCATTTGGAATGATCAAATCAATATGAAAGGTTTCACCGCGACGTTCAAGCGTCTTGATGGTTGCTGTACCTTCAATATGTCCATATAAGTTATGCCCGCCATTTTCACTCCCAACTTTGGCAGAGCGTTCAACATTGACATCATCACCGACCTTAAGTGCTTTTAAGGTGGTAAGGGCAAGCGTCACATCGGAAATATCAAAATGGATTTGATTGCGCTCAGTATCAATCGTGGTAACAGTTAAGCAAACGCCATTAATCGCAACACTTGCACCAATAAATACATCATTAAAAAAGTGATTGTGGTTGGATACGATAATAGTAATAAAGCCATCCGCTTTTTTGATCTCAACGACTTTTTCTAAGCCTTGAACAATACCTGTATACATCGACATTTTCCTTATTTAGCTATGTTCGATTGTAGGCAGCATTCAACACGCTGACCACTGTATTTGCATAAAAAAACCCTCAGGCCGAGCCCCGAGGGTTGAAATAGATGACACATTATTATTGTTATTATTTGCGCTTAAGCTGATTTAGCCTGTAGCTGAAGTTGCTGCTCTGCCTCAAGTTCACGTACCAACGGCAAAACTTTTTCGCCAAAATATTCAACTTCTTCAATAAAGTGTAAGAAACCTGAAAGAATCAAATCCACACCAACTTTTTTAAGTTCCACAATACGTTCTGCAATTTGCTGTGGTGTGCCAATAAGATTGGTACGGAAGCCATCATTGTATTGAACTAAATCTTCAAAGGTCGATTTTGCCCAGTTACCTTCACCTTCAACGGACGCCGCACCTGCTTCGCGTGTGGCATCACCGAAGGCATTGACTGCTTCCACATGCGCTTTATCGATGATTTCTTGTAGAACGGCTTGAGCTTCTTCTTCGGTATCACGCGCAATCACAAAGGCATTGACCCCAATCTTCACTTGATGATTGTTGGCTTTGGCTTTCTCGCGAATATCATCAATTTGTTTTTTCAGCTCTTCCGGGGTATTGCCATTGGTGAAGTACCAATCTGATACGCGAGATGCCATATCACGTGCAGCACGCGAACTGCCGCCTTGGAAAATCTCAATATGCGGTTTTTGCACCGGCTTTGGACTTAAGGTGTAATCCTTAAATTGGTAATATTTACCATCAAAACTAAAGTTATCTTGTGTCCAAACCCCTTTTAAACTGCGAATAAATTCTTCAGAACGGGCATAACGCTCATCATGTTCCGGCCATTCTTCACCAATTGCATCGAATTCACCGCGGAACCAACCGCTGACCACATTAATGGCAATACGTCCATTGCTTAAATGGTCAATGGTTGCCAATTGTTTTGCCGCAAGTGCTGGTTTCCAAGGACCTGGTAAAATTGCAGCAATAACTTTTAAACGTTCAGTTTTTGCCAAAATCCCATGACTAAAACTGACCGATTCATGTTGGTTTTCTGCGTTATAACCTGCGGTAAAGCGAATTTGAGTGAGGGCATAGTCAAAACCTGCTTTTTCTGCGGTTTGTGCCAAACGGACATTGTAGTCATAGCTCCAATCGGTACGTTGCTCAATTTGACTTACCACCAAGCCACCGCTGACATTGGGTACCCAATACGCAAATACAATATTATTATCTTTTGACATGAGATTGACCCTCTCCCTAAATCGTTCGAATTAAGCTACATGCGTTTTTGGTAATTTCTTTTGATGAATGCGTGCTTCAGCAGCATCTAAACTTGGCACAGCCGCAGAGGGTAAAACCTCATCTTGTTCAATTTGTTTATTAATGCCTAAATTTTGGCTGGCTTGGATGGTTTTTTCTTTGACCACTTCAGCGCGTTGACCTTTGGCAGGGGCCCACTCAAGAATCGGTAACGCACGTGCCACAGCCAAAGTAATACGGTCACGTAGCAATTCACTATGAATCGTATATTCAGGCGTGAAGTCTTTATCTGTTGCATACACACCAATTGGGAGTGTTTGGGCTTGGAAGAAGCTGAACAATGGACGAAGTTGATGTTCAAGCACTAAAGCATGACGTTCAGAACCGCCAGAAGCGGCAAGTAACACAGGCACATCAACTAAAGCTGTTTGTTCGACAAAATCGAAGAAGTGTTTAAATAAACCTGTAAATGATGCACGGTATACAGGTGTACCAACAATCAACGCGTCTGCAGCTTCAACAGCGGCTAAGTCATCTTGTACACGTTGTGGCAATTGATTACGGTAAATCGCACCACCTAATAACTGACCAATTTCGCTAAATTTAATGAAATGGACATTGATCGGTGTTGCTTCACCGAGTTCATCAACAATGGCTTGAACCAATGCTTCTGTTTTTGATGGATTGTTTAAACCGCCTGAAACAGCAACAATATTGAGGGGTTTTTGAAGACTTGAGCTCGGCATAACAGTAACCTAAAAAGAAAATGTATCAATTGCTGTTATTAATCCAAATTCAGCTTATGCCGTAAAATAAGGAAAAGCATAAAAGTTATCTATTTTTGATATATGACTAAATGAGTCGGATTTGAGCCTGATCATATTTGCTAATACTTTGAAAAATAGGTTTATATTGAAATGTGATAAGCTTTGCAAAAAACCAATAAGCCATATATGAAAAAGTGATTAGAATTAAATAATTATCGAAATACCTAAACGGTGTTTCTTTATGAAGACAAACTGAACATTAATTTAAAATTTGTTCACTGTTGCGTGTGCTAAAACTGATTTGTGTAGGTAGAATAGGGGCTACCGTGCACAAGATCTCTCATGTTGCCTATGAATATTTTAATCGTTGATGATCATCCCTTGTTTCGTCATGCCCTCATCCAAGCCGTTCGTTACAGCCTGCCACAAGCGCAAATTCATGAAACTGCTGCAGTTAATGAATTTTACGAACGTCTAGAAAAAGGCCCAGAGCCGGATCTTGTTCTACTTGATTTGAATTTACCCGGTGCTTCAGGTTTTTCAGCCTTGGTGCATGTACGCGCACAATATCCATCATTACCGATTATTGTGGTTTCAGCGCATGAAGAAACCAGTATTATTCAGCGTTCAATTGCACATGGTGCGATGGGCTATATTCCAAAATCAGCCCATCCAAGTCATATTGGTGAAGCGATTCGTGAAGTGCTTGAAGGCGAAATTTGGTTACCACCAACCTTCCCAGCCAACATGAACTTTGATCCACGCGCAGCAGATGAAACGGCTTTGGCTGAACGCATTCAGTCACTGACACCGCAGCAGTTCCGGGTACTGATGATGGTGGCAGAAGGTTTATTGAATAAACAAATTGCTTATGAATTAGAAGTGTCTGAAGCAACGATTAAAGCGCACGTTACTGCAATTTTCCGTAAGTTGGGTGTACAAAACCGCACGCAAGCGGTACTTGCGATTGGCGCTTTGAATATCGAAGAAAAGAAAATTTAATTTATCAATCATCGTTAAGATGCAAAAAAGGAGCTTTTATGAAAGCTCCTTTTTTTATGCGAATTTGATTGTGTTGTTACGACATGAATCCAAAATCGATTAGGCAATATAATCTTGTTTAGGGGTTAAATCAGCACAGAACAAAGGATTTAAGGCGCATTGCAATTCATCAATTTGATCTTGTGAAACGTAGCCTTTATTTTTCAAAAACTCAGCAATTCGATCATCACGTAAGCTTAAGAAGGTCGCATCATATACGCCTAAATCAATAAATAACGCGGCAGTTTCCAAACTATTAAAACGGTCTAAATACACGTCATTTCCATACATCAAGAAAATATGATCCTCTTTAGATAATGGATCGACATTTAAACTTGTAGCCAAAGCATCGGGCGGGGTTTTAATAAATAGTAATTCTGAGAGTTCATCAAATTTCGTGGTGTCGAGTTGTAGTTCACCTGTTTTAACCAACCCGAGCCAAGCTTTAAACACCAAGACCGCACCACCGCGCAGTAACATACTCCAAATTTGATGACGTACAGCTTCAGATAAGTCTTGAGACTCAAGTGCTAATGCTTGAATAAGTTTTCCTTCTTGTTCGGCAATTCGCTCAAACAAACCGAGACCTTGCGGTTTATACGCATAGGGCTGAAAGACATCAAAATGTAATTCCTCAAATACTTGTAAAGCTAAGGGTACAGCACTTTCATAAAGCACATCGAGCGCTTGGGTCTGAGTTTCATTGAGTTTACTGTGCTTAAATAAAGCCTTCCAATCAATGATAGGCAACAGTGCATTGGCACCATATTGACGGTGGAATTGTTGGTTTTGATTCAGTTCTAGCGTGTTATTTTTATCAATATTCATGACAAATCGTCCTGTGGAATCTGGTCAATCATCGAGCTGAATGTCAAAAAATAATTTTAAGAAATTCAGTTTAATCGATCATTTCATTGCTCTATATTTAGAGCGAATAGGAAAAGAATTAAAGTCAGACTAAAGTTCTAATGATGGATTTTTATTATAAAAATATTTATAAATTAAATATTTACGAAGATGTAACTAGGTGTGTGAGTGTCGATTTTAGAATTGACTATTTTTTGCCATAGCGAATTTAGAAATGAATATTTTGGTAAATCAAAAGCATGATTTATTGGGTGAAAATGAACACTTTTGCATATCAGGCTTAAATTGATGCCAATGCTGAAATTTTTTGTCACATTAAAATAAAAAGATGCCCATTTTGAATAACAAAACGGGCATCTTTTTTACTTCATTTTTTAAAGCTTAATCTGAAATTTTAAGTCCAGATAACCAAGATCTGAGCGATGCAGGTTTAAGCGGTTTTCTGAGTAAGACAATGTTGAGCTCTTTTAAGCGTTGCGGCAATTCTGGATCTGAATCGGCGGTAATGAGAGCAACAGGAATATTGTCCCCACGATGTTCCAAAATGAAATCTAAACCTAGTTTGTTTTGGTTTAAATGTTGATCGACCAACCACACTTGAATGTTTTCTTGTTGCACCAAGAGGGCTGCCTGTTCAGGCTCAGTAGCTTTAAAGACTTGATAGCCCCACTTAGTCAGTAAGGTCGACATGCCTTCCAAAATGGCTTCGTCATTATCCAAGCACAACACTTTAAAGGATTTTGATTTGAGCGGTGCAGCTTGAGTTGGCGCAGCCACAACTTTAGGAGCTGTAGTTAAAGGCACTTCAATCATAAAGCATGAGCCTTGACCTAAAGCTGAATAGACGTGCACAGGATAATTCAGCATGCTGGTCATACGCTGCACAATGGCAAGACCAAGTCCTAAGCCTTGTTCACCCCAAGGTGAGGTATGTCCACAACGTTCAAATTCTTGGAAAAGTTTAATACGTTGTTCTTCTGCAATCCCCGGACCGGTATCCCAAACACCAATGCGAATATGATTCGGTTTGCTACTCGAACGCAGCACACCAACAACCACTTTACCGCGAGCGGTATAACGCAGCGCATTACTGACGAAGTTCTGAATAATACGACGAATCCATTGCGGGTCGGTATCAAT encodes:
- a CDS encoding acyl-CoA dehydrogenase family protein, which translates into the protein MNARSPHLKHTPIEIAEQLAAQFAETAAARDKQGGNPKAERDLIRESGLLGLSIPTEYGGQGADWQTIFKTIQTIARVDSSLAHVYGFHHLLIATVQLFSEAEQYGKWFEQSAKENLFWGNTLNPLDKRTTATQISETEYIFHGDKSFCSGSMDSDILLCSGFNQDGKLLIGVIPTQREGVSFLGDWNNMGQRQTDSGTSHFEQVKVLKNELLLNPGPLSTPYSSLRPLIAQLIFVHMFLGVAEGAFDVAKQTVQSQKAWSKSLAEEAVNDPFTQKHFAEFYVQLESVRLLADKAIHTLQKAWHVGADLTAEQRGEVSIAIATAKIASTNTSLYITQNIFQVMGARATTAKLNLDRFWRNVRTQTLHDPVDYKYQEIGEWVLTGKVPDPSFYS
- a CDS encoding cryptochrome/photolyase family protein; translated protein: MHLIWFRNDLRIYDHTALWHAAQSQQCLAVVILSPEQWRLHQDAAVKIDFYLRRLNLLKAQLEQLNIPLVILEQALWQDILQRLLALCEQFNVRHVHANIEIGIHEQQRDQAVSETLTAHEIAFERYEDRTLFPLGSIRNGSHQPYQVFSAFKKKCYERLIVDVPSMYPELEAQAPLDLDISTFEFDLDAFAKRYQSQNLQKIWSVEDADIQQRLQHFIEDQLEYYKAERDIPSLDGTSQMSPYLNIGAISIRQCIQALFEQHNGYFQIDDIGQQTWLDELLWREFYQHTLHDFPKVSKHQPFKDNTKHIQWRDAPKDLAAWQQGQTGIPIVDAGMRQLLATGWMHNRVRMITAMFLTKNLLIDWRLGEAWFMQHLIDGDLAANNGGWQWCASTGMDSAPYFRIFNPVSQSQRFDPNGEYIKKWLPELAHIDAKSIHEPYAKNPDLKINYPKPIVGLKSSRARAIETFKTANSK
- a CDS encoding riboflavin synthase subunit alpha, yielding MYTGIVQGLEKVVEIKKADGFITIIVSNHNHFFNDVFIGASVAINGVCLTVTTIDTERNQIHFDISDVTLALTTLKALKVGDDVNVERSAKVGSENGGHNLYGHIEGTATIKTLERRGETFHIDLIIPNGNIKYFFLKGFIGLNGCSLTVNRVDRSTQEISIDLIPETLRLTTWKDTKVGDEVNYEIDQTTRTLVDTLENIHQR
- the sfnG gene encoding dimethylsulfone monooxygenase SfnG: MSKDNNIVFAYWVPNVSGGLVVSQIEQRTDWSYDYNVRLAQTAEKAGFDYALTQIRFTAGYNAENQHESVSFSHGILAKTERLKVIAAILPGPWKPALAAKQLATIDHLSNGRIAINVVSGWFRGEFDAIGEEWPEHDERYARSEEFIRSLKGVWTQDNFSFDGKYYQFKDYTLSPKPVQKPHIEIFQGGSSRAARDMASRVSDWYFTNGNTPEELKKQIDDIREKAKANNHQVKIGVNAFVIARDTEEEAQAVLQEIIDKAHVEAVNAFGDATREAGAASVEGEGNWAKSTFEDLVQYNDGFRTNLIGTPQQIAERIVELKKVGVDLILSGFLHFIEEVEYFGEKVLPLVRELEAEQQLQLQAKSA
- the msuE gene encoding FMN reductase — translated: MPSSSLQKPLNIVAVSGGLNNPSKTEALVQAIVDELGEATPINVHFIKFSEIGQLLGGAIYRNQLPQRVQDDLAAVEAADALIVGTPVYRASFTGLFKHFFDFVEQTALVDVPVLLAASGGSERHALVLEHQLRPLFSFFQAQTLPIGVYATDKDFTPEYTIHSELLRDRITLAVARALPILEWAPAKGQRAEVVKEKTIQASQNLGINKQIEQDEVLPSAAVPSLDAAEARIHQKKLPKTHVA
- a CDS encoding response regulator is translated as MNILIVDDHPLFRHALIQAVRYSLPQAQIHETAAVNEFYERLEKGPEPDLVLLDLNLPGASGFSALVHVRAQYPSLPIIVVSAHEETSIIQRSIAHGAMGYIPKSAHPSHIGEAIREVLEGEIWLPPTFPANMNFDPRAADETALAERIQSLTPQQFRVLMMVAEGLLNKQIAYELEVSEATIKAHVTAIFRKLGVQNRTQAVLAIGALNIEEKKI